The genome window TGAGTTTATGCTGTCGCAGATCGATAAAGTTTTGGATGATATTTCTGGTCAGATTAGCGAAGAAGATGAGCGTCTTTCCGAATACACCAAAAAGCTGCTTGAAGCCATGGAATACGATATTCCTTATACGGGCAAAGCACTTATGGAGAAGTTGGGGTTGAAATCCAGGGAAGGCTTCCGCAGGAACTATCTGCGACCGGCAATAGATTTAAATCTGGTTCAAATGACCATTCCGGATAAGCCGAACAGTAGAAATCAGCGATATGTGAAAATCTAAAATTAAGCCATGGCTGCAACTCAAATTGAGCTGCAGTCATGGCTTTTAAAGTTGCCAAGCATACCTAAGTGAAGGCCGGATGGCCCTTCACTTAGGTACAAACCTATTGACAAAATCATCCTACAGGTGTAGTATAAATGCATATACTACACCTGTAGGAGGGGATGCTATGAAGCTTTCTGAACGTGAATGGACAGTTCTTAATGCTCTTTGGGAAACCGGCGGTGCAGAGCTGGGCGTACTTGTTAATGAACTATATGAGACTACCGGTTGGAGCCGAAATACCGTACTGACATATTTGACACGAATGGAGTCTAAAGGCTTGGTGCGAATTGATAAGGAAATTTCACCACATATTTACTATGCAGCATTGGATCGTGAGAGCTGCCAACAACAGGAACGCCAGAGTTTCCTTCATCGAGTCTACAGTGGCTCTGCCGGAGATCTGATTGCGGCCTTTCTGAAAGAGGAACCTATTTCTCAAGAGGAAAGAGAGCGTCTGCGTAAGATTCTTGATGATATGGAGGTGTGAGAATGGTTGATATATGGGGATTCCTTTTCCAAACACTTACTGCCTCAGGCGTTGCCGTTCTGTTGCTTGTGATTAAGGCGTTGTTTAAGGATAAACTGTCTCCCAAGTGGCACTTTGCTGTGTGGGGTGTTCTGGGAATTATGATATTGATACCTGCAGGATTTAACGGGCGGTACACATTGTTTCAGTGGCAGGTGCTTGTAGAGGTAATTAAATCGTGGTTTGGAGATTATTCTTTTACCCGGGTCCTTTATCCAATTCCTATTTTAAGTACCATACCGAGAACCATTATACAATGGATCTTCGCCGGGTATATTCTTGGTGTCATCGTCCACATTATAATTTACATAGCATCCTATATCCGTCTTCTCTTAATATTGCGAAATGGAAGTAAGCCCTGTGAAGAACTTGCCGCTCGTATTCGGCAAATTGCTGCTTTACAGAAAGTCAGGCCCGGCAGAGTAGTTGAAGTTCCCGGATTGCCCAGCGCTTTTGTGTGCGGAATAATCCGACCGATATTGGCGGTACCTGCAAATAAGGATATTGACGACAAGGTGATCCTGCATGAGCTTCTTCATATGAAGTATAAGGATACTCTTTGGAGTGTGGTGATATGTCTGTTGAGATGCATTCATTGGTGCAACCCTCTTCTTATTTTCTGTGCGGATCAGGCAATCAATGATATGGAAGCACGCTGCGATCAGCATGTGTTGGAACAGCTTGAAGGTGAGGAACGCAGAGACTATGGCCGAATACTTCTTTCTATGGCAAATGACCGTTTTGCGAAAACTCCGGGAAGTACCTGTATAAACAACGGCGGTAAAAACATTCGTGAACGAATCGAAACCATTGCCCGCTTCAAAAAATACCCTGTTGGAATGAGCTTGGTGTCGGTCTGTGTTATAATCCTTCTGACTCTTTCGTTAGTTGTGGGTGTGCAGGCCACAACAGTATATGATTTAAGTAATTCGGTACAGTTGTCTTTGGCATCAGCCAGAAGCACTCCTTGCACAACATCAGCGGGAGCGTTTGACACCTACGCAAAGGCAATATTGGATCAGAACGGAATCTATCGGTCCATGTGTGCACCATGGTCTGTGCAGGCAGAGATTTTGAATGAGATACTTGAGAAAGATAAGGCCGGTATCTATCCAAGCTGGGACTCTGGCCTTAACGAGCGGTCTAATTCCCAAAGCGGATATTACATATATAATCTAAAGCAGAGTGGTAATAACAGCTTCGAAGGGCTCTTGGTAGTAGAGACAAATTATCCACCGAACGGTCAACCTGAGGAAGAAGGTAAGATGTATCTTGCAGTCCAAAATCTGCGGGTTGAAAAGGAAAATGGACGTTGGGTCGTAATTCCTTTAGAAGAGTTCCGAAATATTGCAGTGCCAGATCAAAATTTGGAGTGGGGCAGCATGGAACTTCCGGGTATTATGTATTCGGGAATTGTTGATGAGTTGCAAGTTGATGTAAAGGTTCAAACCATATACGCGGTTGAGAGTACTGTTCAAACAAATAATAATAATTTCATATTTGAAAACAGCTCATATTTTGATACAACACCTAAACCAAATGCCGAGTTCAGTTGGGCAGTAAGAACCCAAAGTGAAAGTGTTACACATCTTGGTTCGGCAGCAGAAAGAGACGCCATTGAAAGAATCGGTCTTTCTGTTGCACCGATATATCCCGGAGATAAGCGTCCTGAAAGACTTGGTGCTTCCTTTGAAGATAACTTCAGGGGAACAAGTAGTACCGGCGAAAGCTGGGGGAGTCAAAAGACCGAACCTGGTTGGGGACCTTCTATTGAAATTGGTGGTGGAGGCGGAGGAACCTTCGATCCGGCGCATGATGTTCCGCTTCCCGATTATTATGTGGCTGATCTGTTTATCAATAGCAAACTTGCAGCGCAGCTTGACTTAGCTTTGCAGGAAGGGGTGGCAAAATGACGAATTATCAAAAACGTTATGAAGGCATTTCAAAGGCGGCCTGGGGTTACCTTTTTATCTATTTGGATGTCAACATTAACTCAGTCAGTCTCCTGCCAGCGTTTATTGGATACTTGTTCTTTTTGTCAACGATAAACTACCTGAAAGACGAGGAACGAGAGCTGTCCTTACTTCGCACCTTGGGCATTATCCTCGCTTTATGGCATGGTGCAGAATGGGTTGCGAGTTGGGGAGGCATTGACCTTGAGGGAACGTGGCAGTTTATAGATATTATTATCAGCCTGGTGAACTTATATTTTCATTTCCAATTGTTGACCAATCTTGCTTCCATTGCAACAAAGCATCAGCCGGAAGGCTATAAGCAAGATGCCGAGCTTTTATGGTACAGAACACTGCAAACGATAATGTTGACAGCGATTGCGATTATTACACATCTTCGCCCTTGGCTGTCAGAGGCGTGGACATACATATCTGTTGTTATACTTATCGTTTACATCATAGCAGGCATCTGTTTGATGAAGACATTGTTTGATCTTAGACGATGCCTGCCGGTAAACGAGGGACCTATTTGATCGTAAGAGTTACGTGAAAAGTTAAGAGTGAAATTTGAAAAAGCAAGGCACTGCTGCGGCAGTGCCTTTTGCTTATACATAAACTATGTATTATTCTTACCTTTTTGAAGCATCTCGGTATGACCATTAGTCTGTCGAGCGGTTTGGAAGAGGAGTATTATATGTTAGTTATAGGTAAAAACCTATCAATTAAATAAAATAACTAGTATTTTACAAATACTAAGAATTATACTAAGATTTCATTGTAGATAGAATTTATTGCTGGCAGTAAAACAGAAGAAAGGAGAAATGGTATATGTCGAGTACATCTAAAGACGCAGAGCGTGTGAAATGGTATCAATTTAAAAAAGTGACGCATGTTTTTGGGATACATGTAAAATATTTTCTGCCCTTATGCCTGATTGTTCTTGTAGCTCTCTTAACAGGGTGCCTGCCGGCAGACGGATTTGTGCAGTCTATTGTAGTTCTTATGTCTGTTGGAGGATTGTTATCCTGGATTGGAAGCGTTGTCCCGCTTATCAGGTCAATAGGGGGGAAATTATTGTTCCCCATGTTTGGGGCGGTCATACTGATGAAAACGGGAATATTTCCGGAGGAGGCGTCCGCCTCAGCTAATCTTCTCATGGACAATGGTTTTCAGATGTTTT of Roseburia hominis contains these proteins:
- a CDS encoding BlaI/MecI/CopY family transcriptional regulator, which produces MKLSEREWTVLNALWETGGAELGVLVNELYETTGWSRNTVLTYLTRMESKGLVRIDKEISPHIYYAALDRESCQQQERQSFLHRVYSGSAGDLIAAFLKEEPISQEERERLRKILDDMEV
- a CDS encoding M56 family metallopeptidase is translated as MVDIWGFLFQTLTASGVAVLLLVIKALFKDKLSPKWHFAVWGVLGIMILIPAGFNGRYTLFQWQVLVEVIKSWFGDYSFTRVLYPIPILSTIPRTIIQWIFAGYILGVIVHIIIYIASYIRLLLILRNGSKPCEELAARIRQIAALQKVRPGRVVEVPGLPSAFVCGIIRPILAVPANKDIDDKVILHELLHMKYKDTLWSVVICLLRCIHWCNPLLIFCADQAINDMEARCDQHVLEQLEGEERRDYGRILLSMANDRFAKTPGSTCINNGGKNIRERIETIARFKKYPVGMSLVSVCVIILLTLSLVVGVQATTVYDLSNSVQLSLASARSTPCTTSAGAFDTYAKAILDQNGIYRSMCAPWSVQAEILNEILEKDKAGIYPSWDSGLNERSNSQSGYYIYNLKQSGNNSFEGLLVVETNYPPNGQPEEEGKMYLAVQNLRVEKENGRWVVIPLEEFRNIAVPDQNLEWGSMELPGIMYSGIVDELQVDVKVQTIYAVESTVQTNNNNFIFENSSYFDTTPKPNAEFSWAVRTQSESVTHLGSAAERDAIERIGLSVAPIYPGDKRPERLGASFEDNFRGTSSTGESWGSQKTEPGWGPSIEIGGGGGGTFDPAHDVPLPDYYVADLFINSKLAAQLDLALQEGVAK